Proteins from a single region of Oncorhynchus kisutch isolate 150728-3 unplaced genomic scaffold, Okis_V2 Okis01b-Okis20b_hom, whole genome shotgun sequence:
- the LOC116358982 gene encoding alpha-2-macroglobulin-like isoform X1, which yields MVLPGLQVWRWILFACIHWLCVCQETPRPVYMVAVPAVIQAGSEAKLCASLLQPNETLVMTVSLMADGQNKRLLHQSSDQEFHRCFQFQAPRVNSDKVQNFKVEVRGETFLSTEERRVMIKPYSPVTFIQTDKPIYNPGQTVLFRVVTLDTHFSPVNQLYNIVELEDVNHNRIGQWVNTTSSGNILQLSHPLNSEAPVGSYTIVVWIGEEKIYHNFKVEQYVLPKFEIKMNLTDKISVVQEEYEVKVCAEYTYGQPVPGKAGVKLCRPLVDNAVIPITIDERNPQGVPDYTPPCHKESIEMDHTGCASCVFNMALFTKNAGEKLLGDVFSVHAEVQEEGTGITLSEEKNVELSYVIGEFTFVDTPQIYEHGSIIEGKINAVRYNNTPISDMLVYLFEEKGWSSYLRLQNLTTDSRGIARFSVNTTSLPKENINLVVSDTPQVEYPGYRVPYFNRGQHLLSLIQPAAPDIKPSSSLAIQKVEKPLACGQAVSITIRYAIVGETVPKGSVAVLYLALSRGVIVQHGHINVTVQQDSPVAEGDVTLTLAVVPEMAPVVQLLVYSMLPSETVIAHSMNFPTEKCFRNKVLVEFSPSNAVPGEENTLHLSARPGSLCGLSAVDQSVGIMEPGKRLDADKIFDLLPVKEMTYIPYELEDPVACLRVRPRRSIIPHPYGPSEQTNDPYAVFQTLGLKLATNLDIRVPSCLSYQGNQYYRSYVAYSLMARPGSARPGSAGPRLEMAVAGGLAAPPPPPIQTVRTFFPETWIWDLVEVGESGSLDVPLTVPDTITTWETEVFCLAPSGFGLAPLVELTVFQPFFLELTLPYSVIRGEHFELKATVFNYLSKCIMVSVTPALSSDYTLTPLRDVQDSSCLCANGRKTFSWTMAPSVLGVLNVSVSAEAVRSQTACDNGVVNVPERGRVDTVTRSLLVKAEGTEKSHTYNWLLCPTGEALTEEVELQLPQNVVDGSARISLSVLGDILGRALNNLDGLLQMPYGCGEQNMALLSPNIYILEYLRNTEQLTPAILEKATKFLTSGYQRQLNYKNADGAYSTFGQGLGNTWLTAFVLRSFGKAQSFIYVDPATMEQSKTWLDRQQGQHGCFRTLGKLLNNRMKGGVTDEVTLTAYITASMLELNMSVTDPVVDHSLSCLKNSTSDLSNTYATALLAYTFTLAGDVETRARLLQHLDTISFQEGGLLHWSQSSSETSPSLEVEISSYVLLASLSASSRSTSDLGYASRIVRWLVRQQNAYGGFSSTQDTVVALQALALYSTRVFSRGGASTVTVRSPSGDRCLFHVNQNNKLLYQERALQDTEGKYSVEVQGSACASVQVVLRYNVPTPTRSTTLSIQVTPEVDCNRTSLRPRVTLKLQSLYHGKELTTNMIIVDLKMLSGFSPDPDSLGRLRGSSQVARVDIKDDHVLMYLTELTSLPFRITLDIIQELPVQNLKPAVVKIYDYYQPSDQAETEYVFPCK from the exons ATGGTTCTTCCTGGGCTTCAGGTTTGGAGATGGATACTCTTTGCCTGCATTCACTGGCTTTGTGTCTGTCAAGAGACTCCAAGACC GGTTTACATGGTAGCCGTTCCTGCAGTGATCCAGGCAGGCTCAGAGGCCAAGCTTTGTGCCAGCCTTCTGCAGCCCAACGAGACCCTGGTCATGACCGTATCTCTGATGGCCGACGGGCAGAACAAGAGACTTCTCCACCAGAGTTCTGACCAAGAGTTTCACCGCTGTTTCCAGTTTCAG GCCCCTCGTGTGAATAGCGACAAAGTGCAGAACTTTAAGGTGGAGGTTCGAGGAGAAACATTCCTAtcaacagaggagagaagggtcatGATCAAACCCTACAGCCCCGTGACGTTCATCCAAACGGACAAACCAATCTACAACCCAGGACAAACGG TGCTTTTTAGAGTCGTCACCTTGGATACCCATTTTAGCCCCGTCAATCAGCTG TACAACATTGTGGAACTTGAG GATGTTAATCACAACCGGATTGGACAGTGGGTCAACACTACATCCAGTGGCAACATTCTGCAGCTTTCTCACCCCCTGAACTCTGAAGCACCTGTAGGATCCTATACCATTGTAGTGTGGATTGGTGAAGAGAAAATCTACCACAACTTCAAGGTAGAACAGTATG TTTTGCCCAAGTTTGAGATCAAAATGAACCTCACTGACAAGATCAGCGTTGTTCAAGAAGAGTATGAAGTGAAAGTGTGTGCAGA ATACACGTATGGGCAGCCTGTACCTGGTAAAGCAGGGGTCAAGTTGTGCCGACCTTTGGTGGACAATGCAGTGATACCAATAACAATTGATGAGCGAAATCCACAAGGAGTTCCTGATTACACACCTCCATGCCACAAAGAGTCAATAGAG ATGGACCATACTGGCTGTGCTTCTTGTGTCTTCAACATGGCACTTTTCACAAAGAATGCAGGAGAGAAATTGCTGGGAGACGTGTTTAGTGTCCATGCAGAAGTACAGGAGGAGGGGACAG GTATTACACTGTCTGAGGAAAAAAATGTAGAGCTCTCCTATGTGATTGGAGAATTCACATTTGTTGACACGCCCCAAATCTATGAGCATGGATCAATTATCGAAGGCAAG ATAAATGCTGTTCGATATAACAACACACCCATCTCTGACATGTTAGTCTACCTGTTCGAGGAGAAAGGCTGGTCCTCATATCTACGACTACAGAACCTAACCACGGACAGTCGTGGTATTGCCAGGTTCTCCGTCAACACAACCAGTCTGCCCAAAGAGAATATTAACCTCGTA GTGAGCGACACCCCACAAGTGGAGTACCCAGGATACAGGGTCCCCTATTTCAACAGAGGGCAACACCTACTCTCGCTGATCCAGCCCGCTGCCCCTGACATTAAACCGTCCAGCTCCCTGGCTATTCAGAAGGTGGAGAAACCACTGGCGTGTGGGCAGGCGGTGTCGATCACCATCCGCTATGCCATCGTAGGGGAGACTGTCCCAAAGGGCTCTGTGGCTGTCCTCTACCTG GCCTTGTCCAGAGGGGTCATAGTTCAGCATGGACACATCAATGTTACTGTGCAGCAGGACAGTCCTG TAGCTGAGGGTGACGTCACCTTGACGTTGGCAGTGGTCCCAGAGATGGCGCCGGTGGTTCAGCTCCTGGTGTACAGTATGCTACCCAGTGAGACTGTCATCGCCCACAGCATGAACTTCCCCACTGAGAAATGCTTCAggaacaag GTGTTGGTGGAGTTCTCTCCCTCCAACGCTGTCCCAGGGGAGGAGAACACCCTGCATCTCTCGGCCCGGCCCGGTTCCCTCTGTGGCCTCAGTGCTGTTGACCAGAGTGTTGGCATCATGGAGCCAGGGAAGAGGCTGGATGCTGACAAG ATATTTGATTTGTTACCGGTCAAGGAAATGACCTATATTCCCTACGAGCTTGAAGATCCAGTAGCATGTTTACGCGTTCGACCAAGGAGATCCATAATACCACACCCATATGGACCGTCTGAGCAGACAAATGATCCTTATGCAGTTTTTCAG ACACTGGGATTGAAGCTAGCGACTAACCTGGATATAAGAGTACCTTCCTGCCTCAGTTACCAGGGGAACCAGTACTATCGCTCCTATG TAGCTTACAGCCTAATGGCTAGGCCTGGATCGGCTAGGCCTGGATCAGCGGGTCCTAGACTTGAAATGGCTGTGGCTGGTGGACTTGCCGCTCCACCTCCGCCACCCATACAGACGGTCCGTACATTCTTCCCTGAGACATGGATTTGGGACCTTGTGGAAGTTGG GGAGTCTGGATCTTTAGATGTCCCCCTGACAGTCCCAGACACCATCACCACCTGGGAGACTGAGGTCTTCTGCCTGGCCCCCAGTGGCTTCGGTCTGGCTCCTCTGGTGGAGCTCACGGTCTTCCAGCCCTTCTTCCTGGAGCTCACCCTGCCCTACTCAGTCATCCGGGGAGAGCACTTTGAGctgaaggccactgtgtttaACTACCTCTCCAAGTGCATCATG GTTTCTGTGACTCCAGCTCTTTCCTCGGACTACACTCTCACACCCTTGCGTGATGTCCAGGACTCCTCGTGCTTGTGTGCCAATGGACGAAAGACCTTCAGTTGGACAATGGCCCCCTCTGTCCTGG GGGTTTTGAACGTGTCTGTTAGTGCGGAGGCTGTCCGGTCCCAGACTGCGTGTGACAATGGGGTTGTGAACGTACCGGAGAGAGGACGCGTTGACACAGTCACACGGAGCCTGCTGGTGAAG gctgAGGGAACAGAGAAGAGCCACACCTACAACTGGTTGCTGTGTCCTACTG GAGAAGCTCTGACGGAGGAGGTGGAACTGCAACTTCCCCAGAATGTGGTGGATGGCTCTGCTAGGATTTCCCTCTCAGTTCTGG GGGACATCCTGGGTCGGGCCCTCAACAACCTGGATGGACTGTTGCAGATGCCGTATGGGTGTGGGGAGCAGAATATGGCCCTGCTCTCCCCCAATATCTACATCCTGGAGTACCTGAGGAACACAGAGCAGCTCACGCCAGCCATCCTAGAAAAGGCCACCAAGTTCCTCACTAGTG GTTACCAAAGGCAGCTGAACTACAAGAATGCCGATGGTGCGTACAGCACGTTTGGACAAGGCTTGGGGAACACCTG GCTGACTGCTTTTGTCTTGAGATCCTTCGGCAAAGCCCAGTCTTTCATCTATGTTGACCCGGCAACGATGGAGCAATCCAAGACTTGGTTGGACCGTCAACAAGGCCAACATGGCTGTTTCAGAACTTTAGGGAAGCTCTTGAACAACCGAATGAAG GGTGGAGTGACGGATGAAGTCACACTGACGGCTTACATCACTGCTTCAATGCTGGAGCTCAACATGTCCGTGACG GATCCTGTTGTGGACCACAGCTTGTCTTGCCTGAAGAACTCCACCAGTGATTTGTCCAACACCTACGCTACTGCTCTGCTGGCCTACACCTTCACCCTGGCAGGTGACGTGGAGACACGGGCCCGGCTTCTGCAGCACCTCGACACCATCTCATTTCAAGAGG GGGGTCTCCTGCACTGGTCCCAGTCCTCCTCGGAGACCTCACCCTCCCTGGAGGTGGAGATCAGCTCGTACGTTCTGCTGGCGTCCCTCAGTGCCTCTTCTCGGTCTACCTCTGACCTGGGCTACGCCTCCCGCATCGTCAGGTGGCTGGTGAGGCAGCAGAACGCCTACGGAGGCTTCTCTTCCACCCAG GACACGGTGGTGGCCCTCCAGGCCCTGGCTCTCTACTCCACCAGGGTGTTCAGTAGAGGAGGAGCCAGCACAGTGACGGTAAGGTCTCCCAGTGGGGACCGGTGCCTCTTCCATGTGAACCAAAACAACAAGCTTCTGTACCAGGAGAGGGCGCTGCAGGACACAGAAGGGAAGTACAGCGTTGAAGTGCAGGGCAGTGCTTGTGCCTCAGTGCAG GTGGTGCTCCGCTACAACGTCCCTACTCCTACCAGAAGCACAACGCTCAGTATCCAGGTGACTCCAGAGGTGGACTGCAACAGGACGTCTTTGAGACCCAGAGTCACGCTGAAGCTCCAGTCTCT ATATCATGGAAAGGAGCTCACCACCAATATGATTATAGTGGATTTGAAAATGCTCTCTGGGTTTTCTCCAGATCCAGACTCTTTGGGGAGG CTGAGGGGTTCAAGTCAAGTGGCTCGTGTTGATATCAAAGATGACCATGTGTTAATGTACTTGACAGAG CTGACATCACTTCCTTTCCGCATCACCCTGGACATCATACAGGAGCTCCCAGTACAGAATCTAAAGCCAGCAGTGGTCAAGATCTATGACTACTACCAGCCAA GTGACCAGGCTGAGACAGAATACGTCTTCCCTTGCAAGTAG
- the LOC116358982 gene encoding alpha-2-macroglobulin-like isoform X4 yields the protein MVLPGLQVWRWILFACIHWLCVCQETPRPVYMVAVPAVIQAGSEAKLCASLLQPNETLVMTVSLMADGQNKRLLHQSSDQEFHRCFQFQAPRVNSDKVQNFKVEVRGETFLSTEERRVMIKPYSPVTFIQTDKPIYNPGQTVLFRVVTLDTHFSPVNQLYNIVELEDVNHNRIGQWVNTTSSGNILQLSHPLNSEAPVGSYTIVVWIGEEKIYHNFKVEQYVLPKFEIKMNLTDKISVVQEEYEVKVCAEYTYGQPVPGKAGVKLCRPLVDNAVIPITIDERNPQGVPDYTPPCHKESIEMDHTGCASCVFNMALFTKNAGEKLLGDVFSVHAEVQEEGTGITLSEEKNVELSYVIGEFTFVDTPQIYEHGSIIEGKINAVRYNNTPISDMLVYLFEEKGWSSYLRLQNLTTDSRGIARFSVNTTSLPKENINLVVSDTPQVEYPGYRVPYFNRGQHLLSLIQPAAPDIKPSSSLAIQKVEKPLACGQAVSITIRYAIVGETVPKGSVAVLYLALSRGVIVQHGHINVTVQQDSPAEGDVTLTLAVVPEMAPVVQLLVYSMLPSETVIAHSMNFPTEKCFRNKVLVEFSPSNAVPGEENTLHLSARPGSLCGLSAVDQSVGIMEPGKRLDADKIFDLLPVKEMTYIPYELEDPVACLRVRPRRSIIPHPYGPSEQTNDPYAVFQTLGLKLATNLDIRVPSCLSYQGNQYYRSYAYSLMARPGSARPGSAGPRLEMAVAGGLAAPPPPPIQTVRTFFPETWIWDLVEVGESGSLDVPLTVPDTITTWETEVFCLAPSGFGLAPLVELTVFQPFFLELTLPYSVIRGEHFELKATVFNYLSKCIMVSVTPALSSDYTLTPLRDVQDSSCLCANGRKTFSWTMAPSVLGVLNVSVSAEAVRSQTACDNGVVNVPERGRVDTVTRSLLVKAEGTEKSHTYNWLLCPTGEALTEEVELQLPQNVVDGSARISLSVLGDILGRALNNLDGLLQMPYGCGEQNMALLSPNIYILEYLRNTEQLTPAILEKATKFLTSGYQRQLNYKNADGAYSTFGQGLGNTWLTAFVLRSFGKAQSFIYVDPATMEQSKTWLDRQQGQHGCFRTLGKLLNNRMKGGVTDEVTLTAYITASMLELNMSVTDPVVDHSLSCLKNSTSDLSNTYATALLAYTFTLAGDVETRARLLQHLDTISFQEGGLLHWSQSSSETSPSLEVEISSYVLLASLSASSRSTSDLGYASRIVRWLVRQQNAYGGFSSTQDTVVALQALALYSTRVFSRGGASTVTVRSPSGDRCLFHVNQNNKLLYQERALQDTEGKYSVEVQGSACASVQVVLRYNVPTPTRSTTLSIQVTPEVDCNRTSLRPRVTLKLQSLYHGKELTTNMIIVDLKMLSGFSPDPDSLGRLRGSSQVARVDIKDDHVLMYLTELTSLPFRITLDIIQELPVQNLKPAVVKIYDYYQPSDQAETEYVFPCK from the exons ATGGTTCTTCCTGGGCTTCAGGTTTGGAGATGGATACTCTTTGCCTGCATTCACTGGCTTTGTGTCTGTCAAGAGACTCCAAGACC GGTTTACATGGTAGCCGTTCCTGCAGTGATCCAGGCAGGCTCAGAGGCCAAGCTTTGTGCCAGCCTTCTGCAGCCCAACGAGACCCTGGTCATGACCGTATCTCTGATGGCCGACGGGCAGAACAAGAGACTTCTCCACCAGAGTTCTGACCAAGAGTTTCACCGCTGTTTCCAGTTTCAG GCCCCTCGTGTGAATAGCGACAAAGTGCAGAACTTTAAGGTGGAGGTTCGAGGAGAAACATTCCTAtcaacagaggagagaagggtcatGATCAAACCCTACAGCCCCGTGACGTTCATCCAAACGGACAAACCAATCTACAACCCAGGACAAACGG TGCTTTTTAGAGTCGTCACCTTGGATACCCATTTTAGCCCCGTCAATCAGCTG TACAACATTGTGGAACTTGAG GATGTTAATCACAACCGGATTGGACAGTGGGTCAACACTACATCCAGTGGCAACATTCTGCAGCTTTCTCACCCCCTGAACTCTGAAGCACCTGTAGGATCCTATACCATTGTAGTGTGGATTGGTGAAGAGAAAATCTACCACAACTTCAAGGTAGAACAGTATG TTTTGCCCAAGTTTGAGATCAAAATGAACCTCACTGACAAGATCAGCGTTGTTCAAGAAGAGTATGAAGTGAAAGTGTGTGCAGA ATACACGTATGGGCAGCCTGTACCTGGTAAAGCAGGGGTCAAGTTGTGCCGACCTTTGGTGGACAATGCAGTGATACCAATAACAATTGATGAGCGAAATCCACAAGGAGTTCCTGATTACACACCTCCATGCCACAAAGAGTCAATAGAG ATGGACCATACTGGCTGTGCTTCTTGTGTCTTCAACATGGCACTTTTCACAAAGAATGCAGGAGAGAAATTGCTGGGAGACGTGTTTAGTGTCCATGCAGAAGTACAGGAGGAGGGGACAG GTATTACACTGTCTGAGGAAAAAAATGTAGAGCTCTCCTATGTGATTGGAGAATTCACATTTGTTGACACGCCCCAAATCTATGAGCATGGATCAATTATCGAAGGCAAG ATAAATGCTGTTCGATATAACAACACACCCATCTCTGACATGTTAGTCTACCTGTTCGAGGAGAAAGGCTGGTCCTCATATCTACGACTACAGAACCTAACCACGGACAGTCGTGGTATTGCCAGGTTCTCCGTCAACACAACCAGTCTGCCCAAAGAGAATATTAACCTCGTA GTGAGCGACACCCCACAAGTGGAGTACCCAGGATACAGGGTCCCCTATTTCAACAGAGGGCAACACCTACTCTCGCTGATCCAGCCCGCTGCCCCTGACATTAAACCGTCCAGCTCCCTGGCTATTCAGAAGGTGGAGAAACCACTGGCGTGTGGGCAGGCGGTGTCGATCACCATCCGCTATGCCATCGTAGGGGAGACTGTCCCAAAGGGCTCTGTGGCTGTCCTCTACCTG GCCTTGTCCAGAGGGGTCATAGTTCAGCATGGACACATCAATGTTACTGTGCAGCAGGACAGTCCTG CTGAGGGTGACGTCACCTTGACGTTGGCAGTGGTCCCAGAGATGGCGCCGGTGGTTCAGCTCCTGGTGTACAGTATGCTACCCAGTGAGACTGTCATCGCCCACAGCATGAACTTCCCCACTGAGAAATGCTTCAggaacaag GTGTTGGTGGAGTTCTCTCCCTCCAACGCTGTCCCAGGGGAGGAGAACACCCTGCATCTCTCGGCCCGGCCCGGTTCCCTCTGTGGCCTCAGTGCTGTTGACCAGAGTGTTGGCATCATGGAGCCAGGGAAGAGGCTGGATGCTGACAAG ATATTTGATTTGTTACCGGTCAAGGAAATGACCTATATTCCCTACGAGCTTGAAGATCCAGTAGCATGTTTACGCGTTCGACCAAGGAGATCCATAATACCACACCCATATGGACCGTCTGAGCAGACAAATGATCCTTATGCAGTTTTTCAG ACACTGGGATTGAAGCTAGCGACTAACCTGGATATAAGAGTACCTTCCTGCCTCAGTTACCAGGGGAACCAGTACTATCGCTCCTATG CTTACAGCCTAATGGCTAGGCCTGGATCGGCTAGGCCTGGATCAGCGGGTCCTAGACTTGAAATGGCTGTGGCTGGTGGACTTGCCGCTCCACCTCCGCCACCCATACAGACGGTCCGTACATTCTTCCCTGAGACATGGATTTGGGACCTTGTGGAAGTTGG GGAGTCTGGATCTTTAGATGTCCCCCTGACAGTCCCAGACACCATCACCACCTGGGAGACTGAGGTCTTCTGCCTGGCCCCCAGTGGCTTCGGTCTGGCTCCTCTGGTGGAGCTCACGGTCTTCCAGCCCTTCTTCCTGGAGCTCACCCTGCCCTACTCAGTCATCCGGGGAGAGCACTTTGAGctgaaggccactgtgtttaACTACCTCTCCAAGTGCATCATG GTTTCTGTGACTCCAGCTCTTTCCTCGGACTACACTCTCACACCCTTGCGTGATGTCCAGGACTCCTCGTGCTTGTGTGCCAATGGACGAAAGACCTTCAGTTGGACAATGGCCCCCTCTGTCCTGG GGGTTTTGAACGTGTCTGTTAGTGCGGAGGCTGTCCGGTCCCAGACTGCGTGTGACAATGGGGTTGTGAACGTACCGGAGAGAGGACGCGTTGACACAGTCACACGGAGCCTGCTGGTGAAG gctgAGGGAACAGAGAAGAGCCACACCTACAACTGGTTGCTGTGTCCTACTG GAGAAGCTCTGACGGAGGAGGTGGAACTGCAACTTCCCCAGAATGTGGTGGATGGCTCTGCTAGGATTTCCCTCTCAGTTCTGG GGGACATCCTGGGTCGGGCCCTCAACAACCTGGATGGACTGTTGCAGATGCCGTATGGGTGTGGGGAGCAGAATATGGCCCTGCTCTCCCCCAATATCTACATCCTGGAGTACCTGAGGAACACAGAGCAGCTCACGCCAGCCATCCTAGAAAAGGCCACCAAGTTCCTCACTAGTG GTTACCAAAGGCAGCTGAACTACAAGAATGCCGATGGTGCGTACAGCACGTTTGGACAAGGCTTGGGGAACACCTG GCTGACTGCTTTTGTCTTGAGATCCTTCGGCAAAGCCCAGTCTTTCATCTATGTTGACCCGGCAACGATGGAGCAATCCAAGACTTGGTTGGACCGTCAACAAGGCCAACATGGCTGTTTCAGAACTTTAGGGAAGCTCTTGAACAACCGAATGAAG GGTGGAGTGACGGATGAAGTCACACTGACGGCTTACATCACTGCTTCAATGCTGGAGCTCAACATGTCCGTGACG GATCCTGTTGTGGACCACAGCTTGTCTTGCCTGAAGAACTCCACCAGTGATTTGTCCAACACCTACGCTACTGCTCTGCTGGCCTACACCTTCACCCTGGCAGGTGACGTGGAGACACGGGCCCGGCTTCTGCAGCACCTCGACACCATCTCATTTCAAGAGG GGGGTCTCCTGCACTGGTCCCAGTCCTCCTCGGAGACCTCACCCTCCCTGGAGGTGGAGATCAGCTCGTACGTTCTGCTGGCGTCCCTCAGTGCCTCTTCTCGGTCTACCTCTGACCTGGGCTACGCCTCCCGCATCGTCAGGTGGCTGGTGAGGCAGCAGAACGCCTACGGAGGCTTCTCTTCCACCCAG GACACGGTGGTGGCCCTCCAGGCCCTGGCTCTCTACTCCACCAGGGTGTTCAGTAGAGGAGGAGCCAGCACAGTGACGGTAAGGTCTCCCAGTGGGGACCGGTGCCTCTTCCATGTGAACCAAAACAACAAGCTTCTGTACCAGGAGAGGGCGCTGCAGGACACAGAAGGGAAGTACAGCGTTGAAGTGCAGGGCAGTGCTTGTGCCTCAGTGCAG GTGGTGCTCCGCTACAACGTCCCTACTCCTACCAGAAGCACAACGCTCAGTATCCAGGTGACTCCAGAGGTGGACTGCAACAGGACGTCTTTGAGACCCAGAGTCACGCTGAAGCTCCAGTCTCT ATATCATGGAAAGGAGCTCACCACCAATATGATTATAGTGGATTTGAAAATGCTCTCTGGGTTTTCTCCAGATCCAGACTCTTTGGGGAGG CTGAGGGGTTCAAGTCAAGTGGCTCGTGTTGATATCAAAGATGACCATGTGTTAATGTACTTGACAGAG CTGACATCACTTCCTTTCCGCATCACCCTGGACATCATACAGGAGCTCCCAGTACAGAATCTAAAGCCAGCAGTGGTCAAGATCTATGACTACTACCAGCCAA GTGACCAGGCTGAGACAGAATACGTCTTCCCTTGCAAGTAG